DNA from Ptychodera flava strain L36383 chromosome 15, AS_Pfla_20210202, whole genome shotgun sequence:
gaacaaaacaataaaatgcatCTGGGAAGCGTTGATCGCAAAGGGAAGTTTAGATCGctagggaagtatagatcgcagaaTTACCTGCCAGCTATAGCCTACTTCCTGCAATCAACAATGGCTGCCATTGTGGTGATACTAGTTAGTGAATCGTGTGTTGCGATCTTTGTGGCATCGAGATCGATCAACGGTCACGGATAATTGTTTTGGTGTGATTTAGTATTAAATCGAATTATAAATTGAacggtaataataaaatacgtTGGAGAAGCGCAGATATAGCAGAGGGAAAGTATAGATCGCTGGGGAAGTATAGATCACAGAGTTACctgcgagctatacttcctgGGATCAACACTGGCTGCCATGTGCATGCCAGTGTGGTGATGCCAACGAATCGTATGTTGCGATGCTAATGGCATCGAGGTCAATCAACGATCTCGGATAATTGTTAATCGAATATATAAACTGAGcggtaataataaaatacgtTGGAGAAGCCTAGAGAcaaagggaagtatagatcgcaaggGAAGGATAGATCGCAGAATTACCTGCGAGCTATAGGCCtacttcctgcgatcaacacTGGCTGCGGTTGTGGTGATGCTAGTGAATGGTATTTTGCGAGGTTTGTGCGATCAACATCGATCAATGATCCCGGATAATTATGTAGTATGATTTAGAGTTAccttgcgatctatacttcctgcgatcaacacTACTGGCTGCCATGTGCATGCCATTGCGGTGATCCCAATGAATCGTATGTTGCGAggcccggcggtggcagtccccgggttggtgggtacccatgcttgttacccaagtttgaaaagtaccccctttcctagaatatttctgagaaaaacaccccctatttgtggcaaatctgggagaaattagctgtaaaaaacatacccttatttttgaaatctaggaggttagtatgttgacttccagggttgaccctggaggttgactttgtatacatgtacatacatcacaaatgtttgtcctcacctgattttagtcacattcatacacaatcatctagagtgagactagaccagatttagtgtcctatggagattatgaaaggactacccctaatctcggaggttacgGTGAAAAAATACCccttttctcgatttcacggacctagaatctccgagatgactgaagaaaaacacccccttttccgtgaatttggtaacgcgcatgggtacccaccaacccggggactgccaccaccgggttGCGAGGCTTGTGGCATCGAGGTCAATCAACGATCTCGGATAATTGTTAATCGAATATATAAACTGAGCGGCAATAATAAAATACGTTGGAGAAGCCTAGAGAcaaagggaagtatagatcgcaaggGAAGGATAGATCGCAGAGTTACctgcgagctatacttcctgcgatcaacacTGGCTGCCGTTGTGGTGATGCTAGTGAATCGTATTTTGCGAGGCTTGTGACATCGATAATTGATCCATGATAATTTTCTTGTATGATTTAATATTCTATCTTATTTATCAACTGAATGGTAATAATAAAACACGTTGGAGAAGCATACATAGCAGAGGGAAGTATAGCTCACAGAGATACCTGCGAGCTAAACTTCCTGACACTACAATGGATCCCGGATAATTGTTTTGGTATGACTTGATATTACATCGAATTTATCAACTGAATAGTAATAATAAGATAGATTGGAGAAGCATAGATAGCggagggaagtatagatcgcaaggGAGGTATAGATCGCAGAGCAGAGTCACCCGCGAGCTAtacttcctgcgatcaacacTGGCTGCTATTGTGATGATGACAGTGAATCGTATTTTGCGAGGTTTGTGCCATCGATAATCGGTCCTGGataattgtattttgtatgatataatattacatcaaatttatcaattgaacggtaataataaaatatatttgagaAGCGTAGCTAGCAGATAGAAGTATAGATCCCAGTCACGTCACCTTATGATCATTGTTCCGCGATCAGACCGACACTGCCTTTAGATAGGCCGACTTCATTTATTGAAGTTAGATGTTGCGACATTCGCGGTACGTATCGAGGTGTGGCGGTTAGCTTGTGGCAATTCTTCTGTGAACCGAAAGAACAGATATGCGTGCTGTAAAGTAATTTGTTGGAGTAGCGTAGAAGGGAAGTATTGATCGCAGGTGTGTTTGACAGAAAACCATGCGATCTACCCAACTCTATCTTGTAGTAATTTGATCTATACTTGTAGGCCTACCGATTGgatgaatatttatttatttgatttattaaagtatggatGCGTCGATATGCTTACATCTTCAACTTTGTCAGGACATTATTTATTCCATCATGAGTTTCTTACGTTCACATCGCAAGTAATGACAACCATCTCACGATGGCTAATTTCTTACACCAAATAGTAAACAATACACATGataaaacatgaatattaataataccGAAATAATACACAATCAGACCATACCACATGTACGAAACATTAAAAGACACTAATGAGAATTGTGGAGCAACCTTCCTCTATTTTACTCAGACATTAGTATAGAGTTTATGACACAATGCAAGGAAGTGATGGCTagatgaatttttttaaatatcccATTTTGAAGATTTGCAGtcgtcaaaacaaaattactgGCTGCAAACAGATTACAGCGAAAACGGTGATTAGCGAAAAGCACGCAAAGTTTGGCGAATTTCTAGTTTGCTCCTAACGACGCTCGCGCTCGCTATAAGCTTACGGATCTgaagtacaaaatgaaatataaatcagCTGAAGGCCTCCACCGGGGGCCTCCATTACATCATGCACCGTAAACGGACCGAATGTACGGCTACATTTGGTTCAAAATCTGCAATCGTGGAGCGTAGATCGCAAGGTAGCATAGCTCGCAAGTCAGCATAGATCGCAGTATATACCTGCGATCTATTCACCCATCTTTCACGGGCGTacaggaaatttgcataaaactgtacattttgcataaacctaattaattattcatgagtggAAGAGTAGATCGCAGGTAgggtaggtcgcagatcaccGGCCATCTCGCCATGGAGCTCGCGGCTAGacagtgtggcaaaggcaaaaagaACTCCGCCGCCAAAACGCTCCATTTAGAATATATGGCAATTCGTTAACTTACCAGCATAGTCTTTTTCTGTAAGTCCATGTTACCAGTAAAATCTcaattttgtagctcattcttgaCTATTTTACAtggtttttggtagccggtaacagacacttcgtgttcgtgtcggctacatggactatCAGACTAGAGTCCCTCGTAATCTCGAATCTCTTGAGTTTGTTTCACCTCTCTTTCACAGATCCGGTACACCAAGCCGATTAGTATTCACATGCACTGCTGGATGCTGATGTCTGTTTACTGACGCAGATTCTGTGGACTGTCTGCGTTTGTGCATAGACTGCACAGGTACAGAAACTACTCTACCTCATACCGTGCAGTGTCTAATGCTCGAAGCGCGCGCCAAAAACAATCAGAAATCTTCCTGTGTACGATTTATTGAGGGCGCTAGACTGGATGGGTGAGACGATCATTTCCTAGAAGACCTGGGTACAAAATTGCACAGGACAAAAACATTACCCCGGCAACGCGTTACCCTTATAGACAAGATCATCAGAAACTGTTTTACGTACAGTGGCAGGTTTAAATTAGCGTGCTATGGTGATAATAGAGAAAGCTAATAGTCTGCATATCAATAAATAATATTCGGAACACGATAACTATCCCTCCGGATTTTGGTTTCAACCGATCCATAAATAGCTACATCGGGATTTCCTTGAAACGTGTGACTGAAAGGTCGCTGGAGCGTATTCAAGAAGAAACATCACCTTCTGAACCCGTGTTCAGTCATTCGAAAGGGCAATTGTGCTACGACTAAAATGGATGAGAAATCGAAGACGATCTGTGATGGTCAAGATAAGCACACTTTGAACAATTCTCCTATTGTAGGTGAGTTTATGGTAAAACTAGTAGTCCATACCAACCAAGTTTGGAAAAAATTCAGGCGTGTTTGGTGACACTTACTGTACAATTTACCATTTCCTTTTCCAGGAATAGTGACGCAACTATCAGATGGAAAGAAGAAAGAACATGGCCAGGAGTTCATAGCAGCCTCTTATATCAAATTCATAGAAAGTGCTGGAGCGAGGGTAGTACCAATAGTCCTTCAACAATCTGAGGAGCATTATGAACAGATGTTCAACTCTATCAACGGGTATGTGAAATGACGCTGAAATCCCGGGCAACAAGGGCAGTATTGAAACCCAAAAATACCCAACTGGAAAGGCGTCATCCATAATTTTGCATTGATTCACCCTTGTGTTATCCACATCCCGTCACCGTGTGCATGTTCCTAGTTTGGAGCTGATCAATTGTAATCGAGAGCCTagatattaaatattttttctctctgtctgatGTCATATGCCACAAtcagtgtttgtttgcttgctATCAAGAAACTTATTCCTAGTCCAAGGTCTTTACTCAATTCACAAGCTGTTCACATTGGTGAAACAAGAAAGCGTGCACCCACGCTAAAATAACACTGCCCCAATACAATAAAATGACCCATCCCGCaccattttactgtttttttacTTGAAATCTCATGGTTTCTTTAGATAGGGAAGTggacattttaaatttctatTAGTGGGTAATGTTGCAGACACAGAAGAAATTCTCAGGAAAAGGGAAGTGAGAAATCATTTATTAGTAATATGGGAGTGGTACTCCATAGTTTAATGCATCACATATAACAGTTGATAACCAACAGAGTTATTGAGATATGTGTGTTTGATTTAGCTCAAGGTTGTTGGAAATACCCTTAAACCTGTCTTTTATGACTTAGCCCATGAAGCAACAAATAGCAGGCTAGGCAACAAGAATCTGCttgtaaaattgcaattttgcacAAAGTACGTTTGTGTGCTTTATTGTCTTAATATGCTGCCTTTTATATGACTTGTTGTTCCCATATAACCCTGATGAAGGCAGAAACTTTGGTCTATAGTCTGTTACAGAGATCCTTTACAGACTGGAATCAGGTTGTACAATATCGTGTTCCGGGACTCCTTTGCAACTTCACAATTGTAGTTTTAGAGACTCTCCTTGAACTGATATGCAAAAATAAGAAGTTTGATGAAGCATATAGATGACGGTCGAAAAGTCGCAAAGGTCATTTGGTGGTCAAACTCACATAGCGTACTGCAAAAATTAAGCCATCTTTTATAATGAATTGGGTAAATTATTTTTCAGTCTGCTATTACCCGGCGGAGATCCAGATTTATTGGAATCAGAAGTAGCCAGAGTGTCCAAGATATTTTACAAACTAGCAATCAAGGTAATGTTATCTGCAAATCACACTGCAAACATATCTCATAAGTACAACATGCCCTCCGCATGGGATAATCATCAGTGGCAGCAAACTTTGTATCAATACCGATATTAATTTTGTAACTGGAGTAGcccaaaatcaaaataaaattgtggACTGAatcttcaataaaatatttgtacCTTTTTTGGGGGGGACGGGGTGAGGGCACGGACAGGGACTTCTTAGAGTAAAATGAAATCCATATAACTGGGTTTTCCTTCTCATTCTACATGTAAAAGACAACACTCCACCCTCTGAACAGTCAAATTGTAAAGGAATGCAAATAAGTTTTATTTCTACTCAAAGATAGCCTATCACttgaaaacaatgaaagaaTTTATGGTTACATCTTCAAAGAAGATTGTTATTatactgtaaaaattgtttgcaaAAACACCTTGAGTACAACGTGTGGATatatgcgctatataagaattattattattagtagtagtagtactaTTATATTTactgacaaaatttgattgattcAAAAGTTGgatattatattatttatatagcTGGGCTGACATactattttccaatttttgtctGCAGGCCAATGATGAAGGTGATGTGTTTCCTATATGGGGTACATGCTGGGGTTTTCAGTTCCTCATGTGTATTGCCTGCAATAAAGATATACTGGTCAGCACTCCAGACAGACGGTTGTCACGTAAACTCATCTTTCAGCCAGGTGACAGGACTCATCTTTTGCACTTCTTTGATTAAGTAACATAATTGTAACATTTCAGGATTTTCAATATCAATCTGCACAGTTGTGTTACTGACTTTCCATTCTTTTACTGtaatatgtttttttaaattcaaatatgataTGTACTCTTCTACCTTTGCTAGGTTACGAACAAAGCAAACTGTTCAGAATGAGTGTAGCATCTGAAGAAATTGTCAAAATTCTGTCTAAAGACGCCGTGGCATTTAACAATCACAAGGATGGTGTCACACCAGAGGTAAACAAttcatttttgtacaaaatctTCTAGAAAATGGGAAGGAATATATAGAAAAGTGCCCAGAGCAAAATTTTCTCATTATGACAGAATCAAGCCACATCCTTGAGCAGGCAAAGGACATTACACTTTTGTTCTTGTTATCTGCCCCACTTGGGACTTATGGGTAAGGTCAGAAAATAGAACATAGGTCATtgcattttttctgacaaaatgatGAGAGGCAGTTAGTGGCAAtgttgatattattattataaatagcCCCGAAAGTCTCATCATACATATTTGAATCACACTGGATGTATTTCATAATGAAACAGCAATGACATCGTACAACTACTTATTGTTGACAAAGTACAATTGCAATGCACTCACATTTTAGCTGACAAAACTGCTGACAAGTATTTGACATTCCAAGGAATATTTCCCCACCTTTCTGGCCTAAATGGTATTATTATTATGGAATTAAGTAGGTTACATGAAGGAAGATAAGAACCTGAAAATGGTATTTAATCCTGTAAGAGTTCTTGCAAGGGAAAAATATATTGTATCCCGTCAAGATGCAGTTTAAAGTTAtaacatataaaatattttcaggtatTCAAGAAATATGGTCTAGAAGAATTTTACCAAATACTGACAACAAACCATGATGAGAATGGTGAGGAGTACATATCAATGCTGGAAGGTACAGTGGCTTTATCTGACCCCTAATTAATTATCATTGATCCCTTGAAGCGAACAAAGTGTGTTTCTGCGAAGAATGTACAATTTCACCTCATATGCAATAAATAATTCATATTGCAGTAAAGTTTATTTTATAGTGGACTAGAAGATATACTTGAACCTAAATTGATAAATTCATGTTCAATTCTAAAATTTTACCATAGGTGTTCATTGGTATTTTTTTGCCCTGTTACAGCACACAAGTATCCTTTCTATGGCAGCCAATGGCACCCAGAGGTCACCAGTTTTGAGTTTTCATCAAGATTTGGTCCTCATCTCAAGCACTCTTTGAATGCAGTCCGGGCATCACAGTACATGGCAAATTTCTTTGTCAATGAAGGTGGGTACATATGGTCCAACCAAAAGACTCTTTTGTTTACTGTATCAAACTGTGTGGAATGAGATCTTGTGGTTCTAGGACAATTACCCCTACATCGACACTCGCCCTAACCCTAAGCATACACCTGGCCCAAGTGGTGGCTGGGAAGTATCCAGGGGGATGGGGGGGCGTGACAGTCCAGGGGTGACTGTCCTGATACCaatctgctgatgtgcagcgttgaataagctctttctctgattggGGGTGACAGTCCAGGGGGTGACTGTCCTGATACCaatctgctgatgtgcagcgttgaataagctctttctctgattggGGGTGACAGTCCAGGGGGTGACTGTCCTGATACCagtctgctgatgtgcagcgttgaataagctctt
Protein-coding regions in this window:
- the LOC139151337 gene encoding gamma-glutamyl hydrolase-like, whose protein sequence is MDEKSKTICDGQDKHTLNNSPIVGIVTQLSDGKKKEHGQEFIAASYIKFIESAGARVVPIVLQQSEEHYEQMFNSINGLLLPGGDPDLLESEVARVSKIFYKLAIKANDEGDVFPIWGTCWGFQFLMCIACNKDILVSTPDRRLSRKLIFQPGYEQSKLFRMSVASEEIVKILSKDAVAFNNHKDGVTPEVFKKYGLEEFYQILTTNHDENGEEYISMLEAHKYPFYGSQWHPEVTSFEFSSRFGPHLKHSLNAVRASQYMANFFVNEARKNHHCFKDEGEERAALIYNHTPVYTGDFVGYAQCYFFKTPSTL